A stretch of the Musa acuminata AAA Group cultivar baxijiao chromosome BXJ2-7, Cavendish_Baxijiao_AAA, whole genome shotgun sequence genome encodes the following:
- the LOC135584823 gene encoding wall-associated receptor kinase 5-like isoform X1 — MGADRPRAPTGETPRRGPEKGTGRTTGIGSAAKRLDTTVARRGARLYLNPDCSWPEAEIAATLLLASAVAAAAAAISKPGCPSKCGEVDIPYPFGIGTDCSMEGFDITCNDTTDPPKPFIAVGNVEILNVSLVDHELSAYIYMAYWCYNDTGWSADLTLSPAYLYSATRNKFTVVGCSTLAYVVGQNVKGSTYASGCVSYCDDAGGVSEGPGCDGMGCCQTSIPKSLISFTASFSDSLNNSQVASFSPCSYAFVADQDWFRFNKSTLFPDFGDETNYQVPVVLDWAMRNQSSCRDAEADYSNYACRSANSDCFNSTNGPGYLCKCSQGYTGNPYLEGGCQDIDECEHPQLYPCFGVCSNVQGRYLCTCPPGTHGNATKDNCTGNSSKFPLPARLAVGFSVIVVILVALLSCVIIRTQKTKHKRERDIFFRKNGGFKLYEEILSKKVDTVQVFTVEELQRATDNFADKRVIGCGGYGMVYRGILDDHRIVAIKKSKKVDERQKEEFVNEIIVLSQINHRHIVRLLGCCLELDVPMLVYEYISNGSLFDVLHPEHYTSPLPLQARLTIAEQAAEALAYLHSATNRSIIHGDVKSLNILLDDDLSAKVSDFGASQLVPMDEDEFIMFVQGTLGYLDPECMQTRRLTDRSDVYSFGVVLLELITGKKAIYADDAWEKRSLATSFLVMMKEQRLRDILDNKLIGEGGEQLLGEVAVIAKECLSVKGEERPSMKEVAERLHSLRRFRLQPREEYDPGEIEMVKAEETRRCTETDTSGYHILDSSMLPKNVDAGR; from the exons ATGGGGGCCGATCGGCCACGGGCCCCGACAGGCGAAACGCCTCGACGAGGGCCGGAAAAGGGAACGGGGAGAACGACGGGGATCGGCTCCGCGGCCAAGCGCCTCGACACCACCGTCGCCCGGAGGGGAGCGCGACTCTATCTAAACCCCGATTGCTCGTGGCCAGAAGCTGAG ATAGCAGCGACCTTGTTGTTAGCATCAGctgttgcagcagcagcagcagcaatatcGAAGCCAGGATGCCCGAGCAAGTGCGGCGAAGTCGACATCCCCTACCCGTTCGGCATCGGGACCGACTGCTCCATGGAAGGCTTCGACATCACTTGCAATGACACCACCGATCCTCCAAAACCTTTCATAGCTGTAGGAAACGTCGAAATCCTCAACGTCTCCTTGGTTGATCACGAGTTAAGCGCGTACATCTACATGGCTTATTGGTGTTACAACGACACTGGTTGGAGCGCAGACCTAACCCTGAGCCCCGCATATCTGTACTCCGCCACCCGCAACAAGTTCACCGTAGTCGGTTGCTCCACTCTCGCCTACGTCGTAGGCCAAAACGTGAAAGGCAGCACTTACGCGAGCGGCTGCGTGTCCTACTGCGACGACGCCGGTGGCGTTTCGGAGGGGCCGGGTTGCGATGGCATGGGTTGCTGCCAAACTTCCATACCCAAGTCGCTCATCAGTTTTACCGCCTCCTTCAGTGATTCCTTAAACAACAGTCAGGTGGCGAGCTTCAGTCCCTGTAGCTATGCCTTCGTAGCCGATCAAGATTGGTTCCGCTTCAATAAATCCACCCTCTTCCCTGATTTCGGCGACGAGACCAATTACCAGGTTCCTGTGGTGCTGGACTGGGCGATGCGCAACCAGTCGTCGTGCCGGGATGCtgaagccgactactctaactacGCCTGCCGCAGCGCTAACAGCGACTGCTTCAATTCCACCAATGGCCCCGGGTACTTATGCAAGTGTTCCCAAGGATACACAGGCAATCCCTATCTCGAGGGTGGATGCCAAG ATATCGACGAGTGCGAACATCCTCAGCTGTATCCATGCTTCGGAGTTTGCAGCAATGTACAGGGACGCTACCTCTGCACATGCCCTCCTGGCACGCATGGTAATGCCACCAAAGACAATTGTACCGGCAACTCATCCAAATTTCCATTACCGGCACGGCTGGCAGTAG GTTTCAGCGTGATCGTTGTAATATTAGTTGCTCTCCTTTCTTGCGTAATCATAAGGACCCAAAAGACGAAACACAAAAGAGAAAGAGACATTTTCTTCAGGAAAAATGGGGGCTTCAAGTTATACGAAGAAATCCTATCCAAAAAGGTGGACACCGTTCAAGTATTCACCGTGGAGGAGCTACAACGAGCCACAGACAACTTCGCCGACAAAAGAGTCATCGGCTGCGGCGGGTACGGCATGGTGTACCGGGGAATCTTGGACGACCATCGAATAGTGGCGATAAAGAAGTCGAAGAAGGTCGACGAGCGGCAGAAGGAAGAGTTCGTCAACGAGATCATCGTTCTTTCTCAGATCAACCACCGGCATATAGTAAGGCTACTGGGCTGTTGCTTGGAGCTGGATGTTCCCATGCTGGTCTACGAGTACATCTCCAATGGCAGCCTGTTCGACGTGCTCCATCCTGAGCACTACACCTCACCCCTCCCTTTGCAAGCTCGCCTAACGATCGCTGAGCAGGCCGCGGAAGCGCTCGCCTACTTGCACTCGGCGACCAACCGGTCCATCATTCACGGGGACGTCAAGTCCCTCAACATACTACTGGACGACGACCTCTCCGCCAAAGTGTCCGACTTCGGAGCGTCTCAGCTCGTCCCCATGGACGAAGACGAGTTCATCATGTTCGTGCAGGGAACGTTAGGTTACTTGGACCCCGAGTGCATGCAGACCCGCCGGCTGACGGATAGAAgcgacgtgtacagcttcggggTCGTCCTCCTGGAGCTGATCACAGGCAAGAAGGCGATCTACGCCGACGATGCTTGGGAAAAGAGGAGCCTGGCGACAAGTTTCCTCGTGATGATGAAGGAGCAGAGGCTGAGGGACATACTGGATAACAAATTGATCGGGGAAGGGGGAGAGCAGTTGCTGGGGGAGGTTGCGGTCATTGCCAAGGAGTGCCTGAGCGTGAAGGGAGAAGAGCGGCCCTCCATGAAGGAAGTAGCAGAGCGACTGCATTCATTGAGAAGGTTCAGGCTGCAACCGAGGGAGGAATATGATCCGGGAGAGATCGAAATGGTAAAAGCTGAAGAGACAAGAAGATGCACGGAGACGGATACCAGCGGTTATCATATCCTGGATAGCAGCATGCTGCCGAAGAACGTCGACGCCGGGAGATGA
- the LOC135584823 gene encoding putative wall-associated receptor kinase-like 16 isoform X2: MEGFDITCNDTTDPPKPFIAVGNVEILNVSLVDHELSAYIYMAYWCYNDTGWSADLTLSPAYLYSATRNKFTVVGCSTLAYVVGQNVKGSTYASGCVSYCDDAGGVSEGPGCDGMGCCQTSIPKSLISFTASFSDSLNNSQVASFSPCSYAFVADQDWFRFNKSTLFPDFGDETNYQVPVVLDWAMRNQSSCRDAEADYSNYACRSANSDCFNSTNGPGYLCKCSQGYTGNPYLEGGCQDIDECEHPQLYPCFGVCSNVQGRYLCTCPPGTHGNATKDNCTGNSSKFPLPARLAVGFSVIVVILVALLSCVIIRTQKTKHKRERDIFFRKNGGFKLYEEILSKKVDTVQVFTVEELQRATDNFADKRVIGCGGYGMVYRGILDDHRIVAIKKSKKVDERQKEEFVNEIIVLSQINHRHIVRLLGCCLELDVPMLVYEYISNGSLFDVLHPEHYTSPLPLQARLTIAEQAAEALAYLHSATNRSIIHGDVKSLNILLDDDLSAKVSDFGASQLVPMDEDEFIMFVQGTLGYLDPECMQTRRLTDRSDVYSFGVVLLELITGKKAIYADDAWEKRSLATSFLVMMKEQRLRDILDNKLIGEGGEQLLGEVAVIAKECLSVKGEERPSMKEVAERLHSLRRFRLQPREEYDPGEIEMVKAEETRRCTETDTSGYHILDSSMLPKNVDAGR; this comes from the exons ATGGAAGGCTTCGACATCACTTGCAATGACACCACCGATCCTCCAAAACCTTTCATAGCTGTAGGAAACGTCGAAATCCTCAACGTCTCCTTGGTTGATCACGAGTTAAGCGCGTACATCTACATGGCTTATTGGTGTTACAACGACACTGGTTGGAGCGCAGACCTAACCCTGAGCCCCGCATATCTGTACTCCGCCACCCGCAACAAGTTCACCGTAGTCGGTTGCTCCACTCTCGCCTACGTCGTAGGCCAAAACGTGAAAGGCAGCACTTACGCGAGCGGCTGCGTGTCCTACTGCGACGACGCCGGTGGCGTTTCGGAGGGGCCGGGTTGCGATGGCATGGGTTGCTGCCAAACTTCCATACCCAAGTCGCTCATCAGTTTTACCGCCTCCTTCAGTGATTCCTTAAACAACAGTCAGGTGGCGAGCTTCAGTCCCTGTAGCTATGCCTTCGTAGCCGATCAAGATTGGTTCCGCTTCAATAAATCCACCCTCTTCCCTGATTTCGGCGACGAGACCAATTACCAGGTTCCTGTGGTGCTGGACTGGGCGATGCGCAACCAGTCGTCGTGCCGGGATGCtgaagccgactactctaactacGCCTGCCGCAGCGCTAACAGCGACTGCTTCAATTCCACCAATGGCCCCGGGTACTTATGCAAGTGTTCCCAAGGATACACAGGCAATCCCTATCTCGAGGGTGGATGCCAAG ATATCGACGAGTGCGAACATCCTCAGCTGTATCCATGCTTCGGAGTTTGCAGCAATGTACAGGGACGCTACCTCTGCACATGCCCTCCTGGCACGCATGGTAATGCCACCAAAGACAATTGTACCGGCAACTCATCCAAATTTCCATTACCGGCACGGCTGGCAGTAG GTTTCAGCGTGATCGTTGTAATATTAGTTGCTCTCCTTTCTTGCGTAATCATAAGGACCCAAAAGACGAAACACAAAAGAGAAAGAGACATTTTCTTCAGGAAAAATGGGGGCTTCAAGTTATACGAAGAAATCCTATCCAAAAAGGTGGACACCGTTCAAGTATTCACCGTGGAGGAGCTACAACGAGCCACAGACAACTTCGCCGACAAAAGAGTCATCGGCTGCGGCGGGTACGGCATGGTGTACCGGGGAATCTTGGACGACCATCGAATAGTGGCGATAAAGAAGTCGAAGAAGGTCGACGAGCGGCAGAAGGAAGAGTTCGTCAACGAGATCATCGTTCTTTCTCAGATCAACCACCGGCATATAGTAAGGCTACTGGGCTGTTGCTTGGAGCTGGATGTTCCCATGCTGGTCTACGAGTACATCTCCAATGGCAGCCTGTTCGACGTGCTCCATCCTGAGCACTACACCTCACCCCTCCCTTTGCAAGCTCGCCTAACGATCGCTGAGCAGGCCGCGGAAGCGCTCGCCTACTTGCACTCGGCGACCAACCGGTCCATCATTCACGGGGACGTCAAGTCCCTCAACATACTACTGGACGACGACCTCTCCGCCAAAGTGTCCGACTTCGGAGCGTCTCAGCTCGTCCCCATGGACGAAGACGAGTTCATCATGTTCGTGCAGGGAACGTTAGGTTACTTGGACCCCGAGTGCATGCAGACCCGCCGGCTGACGGATAGAAgcgacgtgtacagcttcggggTCGTCCTCCTGGAGCTGATCACAGGCAAGAAGGCGATCTACGCCGACGATGCTTGGGAAAAGAGGAGCCTGGCGACAAGTTTCCTCGTGATGATGAAGGAGCAGAGGCTGAGGGACATACTGGATAACAAATTGATCGGGGAAGGGGGAGAGCAGTTGCTGGGGGAGGTTGCGGTCATTGCCAAGGAGTGCCTGAGCGTGAAGGGAGAAGAGCGGCCCTCCATGAAGGAAGTAGCAGAGCGACTGCATTCATTGAGAAGGTTCAGGCTGCAACCGAGGGAGGAATATGATCCGGGAGAGATCGAAATGGTAAAAGCTGAAGAGACAAGAAGATGCACGGAGACGGATACCAGCGGTTATCATATCCTGGATAGCAGCATGCTGCCGAAGAACGTCGACGCCGGGAGATGA